GGGTTTGATAGCCTTAATAAGCATCAAGAGGAAGCCTTGCGATTTGTTTTTGAATCGAAGAGCGATGTTTTTGTAAATCTTCCAACTTGATATGGAAAGTCTGTTGTATTTCAGGAATTGCCCATCGTGTATTCATGTGTGGAACCAACTCGTGAGAAGAACATTGTTCTCGTTGTTTCGCCGCTAATTAACCTGATGAAGGACCAAGTCAGCCGCTTAAATTCACGTGGAATAAGCGCAATATCACTCAGTGATGTCAGCTCCGAGCAAGAGATCAGAGCAGTTGAAAATAGAAGTTATTCTATCGTTTACGGTTCACCAGAGTCTTGGTTaggtgagacaaaatggcgaaAAATGTTGTCAAGCGATATTTACCAAAATTCAGTCAGAGCTGTCGCTGTAGATGAAGCCCATGTCATTTGCCACTGGTAAGTTCTGCTTTATTTAGTGATTGCCGATGTAAGAGTATTTTCCGGGGCTAGCTTAGTATAAACCTTGTTTTAATATTTCGCATTTTCGTGTCTGATTTTATTGTATTGAAATTCCCCCTAGCTGTGTGTTTACATCAGCAGTTCCAAAGCACGTGTTGTCGTATTTCGATCTTAAAGCTCAAGTTATATGTATGTTTGTACGttgagatttctttttttgtaactTATTTTCTATaaggtaaaataattgaaatCGCCCTTTATTCTAGGGGAAAATCTAAAAGCAACAAACATGCAGCCTTCAGAGTTTGGTTTTCTCGTCTACACGAGTTCAGGTCACTTCTTCCGCCAACCCCATTCATTGCATTGACTGCGACAGCCATAGAGGATACTAGGGAAACCATATTCGAAGTACTCTTGATGAATGGTCCCCACATTGTTACTGAAAGCCCAAACAAAGCCAACATATCCTATGTTGTCCAGTACATGGGAAGAAATGCCAGCCTTGCAGAATATTTGTCGTGGATAAGTAATGAGGTGAAGGATCGTGGCTCAGCAGCAACTAGAACTATAATTTATACCCAGACCATCAAACAGTGTGCCGTTGCCTACTCAACACTGAAGACTCTCCTTGGGGACAAAATTTACAGTTCAGAGGAAAGAATTCCAAAGACTGTGTTACTGGAAATGCTTCACTCTTGCACCCCCCAGTCAAACAAGGAACACATTCTGACATCCTTCCAAAGTGATCAAGGATCCATTCGAATTTTAGTCGATACCATTGCTTTTGGCATGGGTGTGGACTGTAAACAGGTTCACCGAACAGTACATTTTGGTCCAGCCAAAAATGTAGAGTGCTACATGCAAGAAAGTGGCAGAGCAGGAAGAGATGGTGCACAGAGTACTGCTTTCCTGCTTTACCAAGGAATGCAACTGATGCATGTAGATAAAGATATCAAAAATTATGTGAAAGAAGAGGAATGCAGGCGTAAACACTTGCTCAGTTACTTTGATGTGGAATGTCCTCCATCGGATCGTCTTCATTTATGTTGTGACAACTGTTCTGTCTCTTGCAAGTGTGGTTTGGAGGATTGCAAACCGCTTTGTTATCCGTTGTCAGTAGCTGAGGAACCAAATGATGTAGCACACCAGGAACGCAATGTTTCAgttgaagaaaggaaaaaaattgagacTAAACTGGGGAATTATCATAAACTGTTGTTGACAAATCTCACGAAAAGGGATGCAAGTGGCAAGTTGAAATACTTCACACATCCTAAATTTATACTAGGATTTTCAGAGTTGCAGATTCGACAAGTACTGGATCATTGTGCTAACCTGTTTTCAATTGCAGACATTTGCCGCTTTGTCGAAATTTAAGATTTGCAGCATGCATTCAAAATTCATGGCATCCTACAGGAAGTGTTTGGAGACTTGAAAGACACTGGCATCGATTCAGATGATGAAATGTCTGATGAAGAGGAAGAGTTCTTCGGCAGTGATTGGAATGACCTTGCATTAGATGATGAAATGGCAACTATGTTTCTTGATAATCTAAGTTGTTCTCAGTAGGAGGATTCAATGGAAGAATCAGTTGAAGAAGCTCAAGTTGACTTGCCATTTTCTGCTTTAAATGCTGTGGTGAACTTGAGTTTTGATGCCGTTTTGGACAGTTGACAATACATATGTATAGTGAAAACCCCATTTGTGTATAGAAAACTATGAGACTTTTTTGCATATCGCGAGCCTTGTTTTTTGGCTCATGCTCGTGTAGGCTACTGTAACACTACAATCAAAACTGTTTATAAGAATAAAGAAATACTGACATCACTGGTTTATTATTTCACATAAAACTCAAATATAGAATAATTATAGCGGTACTTGTATAGAAAGGGTGTGATAGCATGCAACTGCAGACTGTTTTTTCACCCAATTCCGCAACAAAATCAGTGGGGTCAGAAAATCATTGTTgctttttcaatattttgttaCAAACCCTTAAGACATTTTATCTCCTAAACAATGTGTTTGGTTCATGTTAACACTCAAAGTTCCAAGAGATGACCAACATCAAATTAATATGGGCACTGTATCACTACAGT
The sequence above is a segment of the Montipora foliosa isolate CH-2021 chromosome 2, ASM3666993v2, whole genome shotgun sequence genome. Coding sequences within it:
- the LOC137991939 gene encoding bifunctional 3'-5' exonuclease/ATP-dependent helicase WRN-like translates to MDHTLCGTSVLIKWKCSAGHVGKFWSSHKVNGVLANNLQACGAVLLSVITLLKLKGLPSFWVCLLYQGRHFIGLKGCIASQLSMSGGLGSKELPIVYSCVEPTREKNIVLVVSPLINLMKDQVSRLNSRGISAISLSDVSSEQEIRAVENRSYSIVYGSPESWLGETKWRKMLSSDIYQNSVRAVAVDEAHVICHWGKSKSNKHAAFRVWFSRLHEFRSLLPPTPFIALTATAIEDTRETIFEVLLMNGPHIVTESPNKANISYVVQYMGRNASLAEYLSWISNEVKDRGSAATRTIIYTQTIKQCAVAYSTLKTLLGDKIYSSEERIPKTVLLEMLHSCTPQSNKEHILTSFQSDQGSIRILVDTIAFGMGVDCKQVHRTVHFGPAKNVECYMQESGRAGRDGAQSTAFLLYQGMQLMHVDKDIKNYVKEEECRRKHLLSYFDVECPPSDRLHLCCDNCSVSCKCGLEDCKPLCYPLSVAEEPNDVAHQERNVSVEERKKIETKLGNYHKLLLTNLTKRDASGKLKYFTHPKFILGFSELQIRQEVFGDLKDTGIDSDDEMSDEEEEFFGSDWNDLALDDEMATMFLDNLSCSQ